TTTAACCCTCAGCATCCAAGAGAGATTACAATTACAAATGTCTGGCCAATATGATACCTCATGATGTATTTCATACAAATATTGAAAATTTTGCCGAAAATTAGTATCGTAAATAAATATAACCCTAAATGAGTTATATATGAGTATGAAAACTATCAAAGTTAGAGAGCTTTTTGAACATGGAAACTTAGCCACGAGAGAAAATGGGCTGATATTAAGGAAAAAGATAGAAGAAACTTTAAAGACATCTGACAGTGTTTTTGTTGACTTTGATGGTATTAATCTGGTAACACAGAGCTTCATAGATGAAGTTTTTGGTGTTCTGGTTAGGGAAAAAGGGCTGTCTTTTATTAGAAATCATATAAAAATAAAGGGTGCTTCGGATTTTGTTAAATCAATGATTAAGTTCGTTATATCTTACAGCCAAAAAGCTGCCTAAAAGAATATATCTTCTATATCTTCTCCCTCATCTGTAAATATGTATGTTCTAAAGAATTCATCTTTAGATAAATTTATGTTTTTTTCATAGAACTCAAAAACAACTATACTACCTTTCCATTCGGTAGAAATATTATCAGTAGAATACAGTGCACCATTTTCATTCAGATATATTGCTCCATCATTAGAGATAATTTTTAGTCTTCCCTGTGTATGCTTTATGATTTCACTGAGAACGAATAATCCATAACCAGCATGGTCAACCTGGGAGCTTGAATATGGTCTTTCTGGAGGACAGGAAACCTCTTTTTCAAGGGCTTTTTTTATTGCTTCACTTTCTGAATAAACATTGTATTTCCTTTTAAGATTTCTTAAAAATCCAACTCCTCTATCTACTACACATATCTGTATTTTCTTTAGATTCGGGAAGTATTGCCCCGCAATGATAGCTCCTATAGGACTTAGCGAGTGGTGTAATGCATTATTTAGTACTTCTCCTATCATATAGTATAGATAATCATAAAGGTCTTTTCTGTCAGTGTTTGATAAATTCTGAAAGTCTTTATGGTCTATTATCATGTCTGTAATGTGCTTTACATTTTTTTCTATACTTCCGTGTCTTACCTTTTCTATAGGAATGTAATTTTTGGATGAGTCATATTCTTTGTTAAACATAACATTCATATAACTATTTGTAGGACCCAAATTTTTTAAATTTATACCTATTTCTTCATATAAAGCATATAAAATAGCCATACCAACGGGTTCTATGAAGTTATAGTTAGAAATATCCACGACATTATTTGTAGTTCTTATAAGGTTGTCCAATTCATGTTCTATATTATCAAATCTAAATTCCATATAGACTCTCCCTCTAAAGGAGGTTGAGTAATTTAATTGTATTAAAAACTTTCTTTATAAAAAACCCAACCCAAACCAATCCAAATTTAAATCCAAATAAATCCAATCCCGAACCCAAACCTAAAAACCCTGTAAACCCATAAACCAACCAAACCTCACTGCCGAGACAACCTCACAGCCTTTAACCTATAAAACCTCACAACCTCACAACCTATTTTTATTTAATTTTTTTATGGCGGCGGCGGCGAAAAATAAAAATTTGTTATTTTTAATAAAACAGTTATTTTTGCTGTCAGGTTATTCAGGTTATTTAGGTTCCTTAGTTATTTAAAAAGAAAATGTTATTTACAGGTTGTAAGGTTATTTAGGTTGTGAGGTATAAAAAAGTTATTGCTGTCAGGTTGTCAGGTTGTTTGGGCTGTTAGGCATAAATTATCAATTCTGTTTCCCTTTCTGCAGATTTCTTATGACTTTTTCAACTTTATAGCTTTTAAAGAATTTTTCTTTTGAGAAGTACTTGGACTATTAAAGTAATAAACTATTAAAATAATAAAATGTTAAATTATTAAAATATTAAACTATTAAATTGTTATTTTAATACTTTTTACCAAAAACCCAATTAGAAAAGCAAAATATTAAAAGGTTATTCTCTAATTTAATTGGTAAGTTTCATTTCTCCCACAAATATATTAGCTATTCCTTTTATCAGAAGTGAAAATTTTTAGATAAATGTTTCTTCTAATCCAATATGAGAGATATATTGCTACCTATTGAAAGCTTTGGTTCTTATAAGTAATTATTTAAATCTCTTTTCTAAATCTATTAGAAATTTCCATTATCCTCTAACTATTTCCAGCTTAAAAGGATAAGTATTTCTAAACATTCCCAATATTATTAGACCCTACAACTTTTATTCAATTTTTATCCCATGAAAAATTCCGTTTATATAGTAAAAGGGTAAAAAAGGAGAGCCTATGAAAATAGCACAGCAGATAAAACAGAAAGCAGAAGAACAAATAAAAAACATTGTTATTGCTTTATACAAAGAAGGTAAAACCCAAAAAGCCATACAGAGGAAGTAGGTATCTCTGTGAAAAAGGTTAGAAAGATACTAAAAGAGGCAGGACTTAGCAAAAATGCACCTTCAGAAAGGCAGGTAGATTATCTCATGGGACTTATAACAAAGTTTTATGAAGTTAAAGATATTTCCCTGCTTAAAAGTAAACTTTTTTCTCTATCTGATAAACAGATAAAAGGAATGTTCCTGACACTTAAGACATACAAACAAATAAAACCTTCGCTTCATTACTATGAAAAACTCTTAAACATAAAACTCAAGGAGGACAAAGATGGCAAGGAAAAAGATTACAGATGAGGTGAGAGAAAAAATTATAGAGCTGTATAAACAAGGGTTATCTTCTGTTGAGATAGCCCATCAGGTAAATGTTTCTACAAATTCTGTCTGCAAAATCATAAAAGAAAACAAAG
This region of Persephonella sp. genomic DNA includes:
- a CDS encoding STAS-like domain-containing protein, with the protein product MKTIKVRELFEHGNLATRENGLILRKKIEETLKTSDSVFVDFDGINLVTQSFIDEVFGVLVREKGLSFIRNHIKIKGASDFVKSMIKFVISYSQKAA
- a CDS encoding ATP-binding protein: MEFRFDNIEHELDNLIRTTNNVVDISNYNFIEPVGMAILYALYEEIGINLKNLGPTNSYMNVMFNKEYDSSKNYIPIEKVRHGSIEKNVKHITDMIIDHKDFQNLSNTDRKDLYDYLYYMIGEVLNNALHHSLSPIGAIIAGQYFPNLKKIQICVVDRGVGFLRNLKRKYNVYSESEAIKKALEKEVSCPPERPYSSSQVDHAGYGLFVLSEIIKHTQGRLKIISNDGAIYLNENGALYSTDNISTEWKGSIVVFEFYEKNINLSKDEFFRTYIFTDEGEDIEDIFF